A segment of the Bacillus sp. es.034 genome:
AGCCCTTTTCCTATAGATAATACAATCGTGATCAGAAGCACAATCAACCATTTTATCGGTGAATAAATCAATCTTTTCACCATTTTCACTCCGAAATTATACAGGGAGATAAAAAACAATATCAGGCGTTCCAGGAACGCCAAATAATGCTGCTTAATCAACGCCTGGTAAGCGGCAAAACCGCATAAGAGCGCAATGAAAATATAAAAGCGGATCTCACCGAAATTCACGACGAATAAAATATAAAAAATCGCCAGTGCCTGTAAAACCCAAAACATGATGTCATTGATGAAGACAAGCCATCGTTTTCTCTCGGACCGGTGTAAGAACCGGGAATACGTGTCCAACGTCATACCAAATAGTGCCCCCATGCCGATCATGGAGAGCATGGTATAGAACTGGGTCGAGAGGGTCATCGAAACAGCTTGCTAAAGAAGCCTTTAGCCTTCTCCCCGTTTTGTTCATCCAGGTAGACGAGATCGAACACCTTTCCTTTTATCGAGACGATGCCTTTATCCACATCCAGATTTTTCATTTGAAGATTCTGGCCCCTGACGGAGAGGAATCCCATGACGGTTTCAAGGAGGAACTCTTCGTTATCGAAGCTTTCCACTTGCTTCACTCCTGTAATATCGAGGAGCTTGCGGCCCCTCATCATCACGTCATGTTCCTGAAAGGTCGTTTTATCTTTGTTTCCATCATATTGATTCATATCCATCCCTCACATTCCCATAGTACAAGCTTTGTAACTATGTTTATGTGTATAGGGGAAAAATAGAACCAAATAACGGTCCAAATGCTATGTAATCCCTTACTCCGTTTCTTCGACCCTTTCCTCTGAAAGGACGGAATAAAGCCCGCTCGCTTCTTCTTTTTTCGTTGTTTCAAGAAGCCTTTCAATCTTTACCCTCATAATTCTCTGGCCAAACCTTACGCTTAATTCATCCCCGACTTTTACATTAGAGCTTGCTTTAGCCTGCTGTCCATTCACGGTGATACGTCCCTGGTCGGCAATCTCTTTCGCCAGTGTCCTTCTTTTAATGAGTCTGGATACTTTTAAAAATTTATCTAATCTCATGGATACCATTGTACATTTCCCCTTATTCGATATTCATCTTTTTCGCTTCGTTCCAAAATCCGTCCAACTCTTCCAATGTAAAGTCTTCAAAATTCTTACCCGATTTCTTTACTTGTTCTTCCACATAGGAAAACCTGCGGTAAAACTTCGTGTTCGTCATGGCTAATGCTTCCTCAGGGAGAATCTTATAAAATCTGGCCACATTGATCAGAGCGAATAACACATCTCCAAATTCTTTTTTCATGTCGTGTTCACTATTATTCTCGACTTCTCTTTCAAATTCCTTTAATTCTTCCCATACTTTTTCCCATGCCCCTTTAGGGTCTGCCCAGTCAAAGCCTGATTTCGCGGCTTTTTTCTGGTATTCATATGCCTTCATGAGAGCAGGCATGCCTTTAGCCACGTTCTTGAGGATCGGCTCCGTCCCGCTCTCCTTTTCACGGCTTTTGATTTCCTCCCAGTTTGCTTTCACCTGTTCCGAGTTTTCCACTTGAACGGTTCCAAATACATGAGGATGTCTCCGGACCATCTTGGAGGCCAGGCCTTCGATTACTTCTTCCATGGTGAACATGCCCTCATCCTCCCCTATTTGTGCATGGAGCATGATTTGAAGGAGGACATCCCCCATCTCTTCGATCATATGATCAATATCTTCTTCCTCGATGGCTTCCAGTAGCTCATATGTTTCCTCGAGAAGATATTTCTTGAGTGAGTGGTGGGTTTGTTCTTTGTCCCATGGGCAGCCATTCGGTCCCCGAAGCGTCGAGATGATTTCCCTTAATGTCGCAAATTGCTTAAAGGTGGATTCCATTTCTTTCACAGCCGGCACATAGAGGCTTGTCAAATTACTCAGGTCGGCAACCCGATCAAGCTCCACCAGTGGGATCCGCTCCACCTTTTCTTCCCTGCTTCCGGCAGCCGTTACAAGGGAGACCTCATAATCATATGGATAAAGCTCCATCAGAGTGAGCTTCACTTCAGAAGCAATGAAGGCATCATACACCTGCCCGATGATGAGCTGCTGGTTCATATGGATATCATGAATCTTTAAGCTGGTACCATCGAGAAGCTGGAACCCATCGATCGGATCCGCTCCCACAGAAGCAAACAGAGCATCGATGAAGCTCTGTCCCCCACCGATTTCCACGTGGATCTTTCCTTCTTTATGTAGGTCCAACAGCATTTGGACAGCCTTTTCTGCGACCAATGGGTGACCAGGAACGGCATAGACAAGGGAATGTTCTTCTGATGCCGTGATGAGGTCTTGAACAATCTCTTCATATACGAGATCGAATTGATCATGTTTTTCATAGACAGCATCGAACGAATGATAGGTGATCCCCTCTGCTGCTAAATCCTTT
Coding sequences within it:
- the yabQ gene encoding spore cortex biosynthesis protein YabQ, whose protein sequence is MTLSTQFYTMLSMIGMGALFGMTLDTYSRFLHRSERKRWLVFINDIMFWVLQALAIFYILFVVNFGEIRFYIFIALLCGFAAYQALIKQHYLAFLERLILFFISLYNFGVKMVKRLIYSPIKWLIVLLITIVLSIGKGLLSVILFLLKVIMKVMQWAIKLVITPIWWILKGIWNLLPKNLTKRVEKLYNKVAGIFKAYIKKVYRVVEKFKKKPKDKE
- the yabP gene encoding sporulation protein YabP, producing MNQYDGNKDKTTFQEHDVMMRGRKLLDITGVKQVESFDNEEFLLETVMGFLSVRGQNLQMKNLDVDKGIVSIKGKVFDLVYLDEQNGEKAKGFFSKLFR
- a CDS encoding RNA-binding S4 domain-containing protein, producing MRLDKFLKVSRLIKRRTLAKEIADQGRITVNGQQAKASSNVKVGDELSVRFGQRIMRVKIERLLETTKKEEASGLYSVLSEERVEETE
- the mazG gene encoding nucleoside triphosphate pyrophosphohydrolase, which produces MNTITIVGLGAGDMEQLPLGVYRRIKNSSHLYLRTDQHPVVKDLAAEGITYHSFDAVYEKHDQFDLVYEEIVQDLITASEEHSLVYAVPGHPLVAEKAVQMLLDLHKEGKIHVEIGGGQSFIDALFASVGADPIDGFQLLDGTSLKIHDIHMNQQLIIGQVYDAFIASEVKLTLMELYPYDYEVSLVTAAGSREEKVERIPLVELDRVADLSNLTSLYVPAVKEMESTFKQFATLREIISTLRGPNGCPWDKEQTHHSLKKYLLEETYELLEAIEEEDIDHMIEEMGDVLLQIMLHAQIGEDEGMFTMEEVIEGLASKMVRRHPHVFGTVQVENSEQVKANWEEIKSREKESGTEPILKNVAKGMPALMKAYEYQKKAAKSGFDWADPKGAWEKVWEELKEFEREVENNSEHDMKKEFGDVLFALINVARFYKILPEEALAMTNTKFYRRFSYVEEQVKKSGKNFEDFTLEELDGFWNEAKKMNIE